The Nocardia sp. NBC_00508 nucleotide sequence GCAGATCCTGCCGTTGGAGGTCCCGAATCTCACCTTCGCCGGCTACAACTCGTCGGTGATCAGCACCGTCAGCGCCGAAGTCACCGCACACTGGACCGCGGCGCTGCTCACCGGCAGGCTGAACCTGGCACCCGCCGAAACGCTCGAGGAGCAGATCGACGCCCGTCTGCGCTGGATGGAGGAACGCACGCGCGGCCATCACGCGCACGGAACCGCGGTCATCCCGTTCTCCATCCAGAACATCGATGAGATGCTCGCCGACCTGAGGTTCCGCTTGCCGCTGCGTACTCGCGCGGCGCAATGGTTCCGCCGGATCAAGCCGGAGTCCTACCGCGGACTCGCCACCCGGCGAAAGCCCGGCGCCAGGCCCACGCTGCCGCCGGCAGCCCCGATCGATGCGGAACTGCTTCCGTACGAGGGCGACACCGGACGGGTAAGCCACTAGACCGTGTCGGGCCGAGCCGTGTCCGTCGGGCCCGGACAACCTCCAGCACCGATGAACCGGCTCCGACGTCGGACGGTCGTTCTCGGCGAGGATGATCTCGTAACTGTTCCTGCACGCGGTGCAAGAACGGCCCGGCAGCCGTAGCGACGCACGGTCCGTGGCCGGGCAACCTCGACATCGAGGACAAGCAGGACGCCGCGGTTGCGGGCGAGACGCGCCATGGATTGCCCCGCCACGCAATGCCGAGAATCGGCCGTTGCCTTGGCGATAATCCAGGGGTGGAAACGCTGGACATGAACCTGCTCGTCGCCCTCGACGCGCTGCTGGACACCAGCAGTGTCACGCTTGCCGCCCAGCGCCTACACACCTCGCCGCCCGCGATGAGCCGGACGCTGGCTCGGCTGCGCGTGGTGCTCGATGATCCGTTGCTCGTGCGGGCGGGCCGCACTCTGGTGCCGACACCACGCGCGCTGGAATTGCGATACGAAGTCAGCACTCTGGTCGAGCAGGGACGCGCGTTGCTGACCCCGCGCGACGACCTGGATCCAGCGGCGCTGCGGCGGACCTTCGCGATACAGGCAGGCGACCTGGTGGTCACCGAACTCGCCGCGCCGTTGCTGGCCGCGGCGCGGGCACAGGCGCCCGGCGTGACGCTGCGCTTCGTGCCCGACACGCTCGAGGGCACTGCCGCGCTGCGTGACGGTCGTGTCGATCTCGAGGTCGGCGTGATCGATCACACCGACCCGGAGACCACGGTGCGCAGGGTGCTGGCCGACCGTGTGATCGGGGTGGCCACCGCCGACCACCCCTTGGTCACCGACCGCGTCACCGTCGCCGCCTACGCCGCGGCGCGGCATCTGAACATTTCTCGCGATGGACGTGCGCACGGCCCGATCGATGACCGCCTCGCCCTGCACGGCCGTACCCGGCGCGTGGTGGCTACCGCGCCGACACTGACCAGCGCACTGTTCGCGGTGCGTGGCGGCGACCTGGTCTGCTCGGCGCCCGCCTTGCTGAGCGCCGCCACGCTGCCCGCGATCGGGTTGGGCGCGTTCGAGATCCCGCTGCCGCTGCCGGAGATCGCCATCGGGCTGGCATGGCACCCGCGCAACACCGCCGACCGGGGTCATCGTTGGCTGCGCGATCTGGTCCAAGAGATCCTGCTGCGCTCGGCGGCCGCGGCCGGTCCCCCGAAGCGCCGGCGCGGCGACGTCGATCAGGAAACCGGGGGCGGGCTGGACAGCCGGTAGTCGTTCGGCCTGCGCTGCGCGTCGGTGCGCTCGGACTGGTATCCGTTCGGTGCCGCGTCGCCCGGGGGCGGACCGAAGACGTCGGAGCGGCCGAGTGGAGCCGCCGCGGTCCGCTTGAGTTCGTCGAGCATGGCTTGCAGCTTGTCGACGTGGGTGTTCTCGACCGGTGTGCGGTCTTCCTCGGTAGCCCGGTGCGCGCCGGTGAGCCCGGTGCCGGGGGGAATGGCCCCGTTCTCGCCGCGGACGTGGTTCGCGCCCGGTTCGGTACCGGCGGACGCGACGCTCTCGTACGCGCCGTTCTCGTGCGGCGAGTACGAAGCCTGCGACGCGGCGGGTTCGCTCGCCGCCGTGAATGTTTCCTGCTGTGGGCTCTGCTCGCGCGGGGTCGGCCCCGCGGTGAAAGGCGACGCGGGTGCACGGGGTGTCGGCGTGGTGAAGGGTGACGCGAGTTCGCGCGCGGCGGGAGCGGTGAAGTTCTGCCCGGCGGCGGCCTTCGGTTCCCGGGTGGTCATGGCGGGTTCGCGGGGCGGGGTGAAGCCCGGCTGCACAGTGGAATTCGGCTGCACAGTGGAATTCGGCTCGGGCGCCGCGTGCACCGGCTCGCGGGGTGTGTCCTGCGGTCGCGCGCCGTTGCGTAAACCGGCGGGTTCGCGGGAGTCGTCCTCGCGCGAAGCGTGCGCCGGTTCCGTGGTGTCGTGCTCCGGCTGGCGCGCGTAGGGCCGTCCCGCGGCTCCCCGGGGAAGCGGTGCCGCCGAGTGGTCGGCCGCTTCCTGCCGGTCATTCGGTGAAGGGGCGCCGGACTCCAAGCGTTCCACCCGTCCGGTGATGCCCGAAATATCCCGTCCGGCTTGGAAAGCCCATGCCTCCAGCTTGGCCAACCGACTTTCGACGGTCTGTTCGTCCGCTGCGGTGTGCGTGCCGTCCATCCGGGCCGCCACCGCGTCCAGCTTCTCGCTGACCTCTCGGAGAGTCGACGCGATGCTCGACAACATCGCGCCGATCGACTCGCCGGTCTGCTGACCGTGCTCCATGCAGTACCCACTTCCCCGTATCGGCCCAGCTCGCACTCGGCCGGACGATTCTATCCGCCCAGTTGGACATCCGCGGCTCGCGAAGAATCGGCGGTGCTCCGATCCATTGACCTGATCGAAGCAGCGTATGCCCACGGGATTACGTCCACACACGCGGAGTGCGCGCCGATCCGGTTTGTCCGGAAGCGCCCTCACCCCATCGCGAGGACTGCGGCAGCACGTCACACCGACCGGGGCGGACGTGTCGCGGGATGGCGGCAACTATCAATTCATCGATCGCCGAGTGGGCCGGTCGGGCTCGGGCTATACGGAAAACCCTTGTGCCGCACAATCCAACGCCGATCCGTCGATCCGCCACACGTGTGGCGCACCCGAGCGCGGGGTACACGGGACTGGCAAGGTAAGCAAGTCTGGCGCACTCTTGATCTATGGCGTGGGTCGGCAGGCCTGCGGTGGTTTGTGCAGGGGAGTGGTCGCGTGAGAACGAAGCAGCGGGCGGAGATCGCCTGCGGGCGCCGAGCGCTTCTCGCCGAGTTGGGTATCGGGGACGGCTCCGGGCGGGTGCGCGGGTCGTCGAACGGCTACGCCTGCGAGTGTCCGGACTGTTCCGCCGCCCAATGGGATATGCAGCGGTTGAAGTACTGGTTGTGCGGCAGGCTGCTGGACTACGGAGCCGACGAGGCCGAAGTGGACCGGCGCATCGGAACACTGCCTGTGGACGTCTACTGGCGCAAGGGCGATCGGGTCTACGCGATCGAGGTCCGCAGCGGGCCGTTGGAGCGCGGACTCGCTCAGGAGCACACCGCACGGCTGCGCGCCGCGGGCTGCACCGACGTGCTCTGGGTGTGCCCGCCCGGGTACTGGGTGCCCTATCTGCACGCGCTGGGCATCGCGGACTTCGCGCCTGCCGCCTGCGATTACCGCGCGGTCACCGGCGTGCTGGACACCGAACACGCGATGGCGGCGCCACGGCGCGAGCCGGTCGAGTTGCGTGAGTTCATCGCGGGCTGGATGCGCGGCGAGTTCGTCTGGGGCCATCGGGACGAGAGGACAGGAGGCTGGGCCACCGTGAGCGACTGGGAACACCACACGAAGACGCAGGCCACGGTTATCGCCCGGCAGCGCCAAGAGCTGGTCAATCAGCGCACCGCGCTGGCGGTGACCCGGAAGTCGTTGCGGGACAAGCAGAAGCACGTGGTGAAGCTCACCACGCGACTGGAACGCGCGGAGATCGCGGCGCAGGATCAGGCCGACGCCTTGGCCGTCGCCCAGCGCAGGATCGCCGACCATCACCGGCTGGACAAAGCTCTGCGCAACACCATCGCCAAGCTCGAGCAGTCGATCGAGCGCTGGCAGCTGATCACGATCTGCGCGATGCTGCTGATCACCACCTTCCTGGCGGCGGCGATGGTGGTGCGCTGAGCCGGAAGGGCGCTCGGTCCCACCGCCATTCGTTCCGCAGCACCAGCGCGAGGAAGTCCAGCAGGTCGAGGCCGGTCTGGGCGCGCACCTCGTGCAGCGCGGCCCAGTGCACCGGGCTGTGCTCGACCAGGTCGCGCAGCATCCGCTCGCGCGCCGCCGCGACCGGCCGCGCGCGCAGCTCCGGGACGCCGATGCGGCTGCCCGTCCAGACCAGCCAACCCCAGCCGTTGGCGTGCGCGTGCGCCCGGCTCGCGGCCGCCTTCACCCGATTGACGTGGAATCCGAGGTGGCCGAGCGGCTCGACATCGACGAGGATCACCCGGCCGTCGGTCAGCCGGGCGGCGATGCTCGGATAGTGCGATCGCTCGGCGCCATCGAGGTCGTAGGTGACGGCCGCCGGATGTTCCTGGAACGTCTCGACCAGGTCGCTCGCGTTGAGGATCCACAGCAACCTGGCCTCCAGGCCGGAGTCGAACGGCACGTCGCGGCCGACCTTGTCCAAGTAGTAGCGCCCACGTCCGTCGTCGTCGCTGTCCACCGTGCGCGCGGATGCGGTGGGGATCGCGGCCGCGGAACCGGGGCCGGGCCAATCGACCTGCCCCAACCAGGGATTCAGCTGACTGGTCGCGCGTGGCTGCGCATCGTGCAACTTGGCCAGGCGCCGGTTGGTCTTCTTCTGCCAGGCCGCGATGCGCTGGGTGACGAATCCGGCGATCCGCTTCGCGTCCTCGGCCGCGTGCCCGGCCAGCCGCAGCTTCACGTACGACAGCTCGGTGGCGGCGATGTCGGTGTCGGTCGCGTACGTCTCCACCAGCAGCGCGCGTACCAGCTGCCGGTCGCGGGCGTCGAGCGGATAGCGCGCTCCCAGCACCGCGGCAGCGCGGTGCCCGGACTGCTGGGCCATCCGGATCATCTGGCCGACCGCTCTGGTGTGCAGCTGCCGTACGCGGTCGCGGGACAGGTCGTGGCGGGCGCCGATGCGGGCCAGGGTTTCGGGCCGCTCGCCGCCGATCCCGAGCCGAGCCGTCAGCAGTTCGCCGTCCTTGGCCCTGCGATCGGCCTGCATCGCGATCAACTCGGCGAGCACCTCGTTGACCTCTTCGAGTTCGAAGGAGATGTCGTCGCGCAGGTCGAGCAGTTCGGGATCAGCGTCGTCATCCGGCGTGACCTCTACGCTGATCGTCACGCGACAACCCCCTGACTCGGCTCCGGCACTGTGCGGCACAGCGTAGCGCCACCGACCGACAGCGGACCCGCACCGCCGCCGGGCGGCAA carries:
- a CDS encoding LysR family transcriptional regulator codes for the protein METLDMNLLVALDALLDTSSVTLAAQRLHTSPPAMSRTLARLRVVLDDPLLVRAGRTLVPTPRALELRYEVSTLVEQGRALLTPRDDLDPAALRRTFAIQAGDLVVTELAAPLLAAARAQAPGVTLRFVPDTLEGTAALRDGRVDLEVGVIDHTDPETTVRRVLADRVIGVATADHPLVTDRVTVAAYAAARHLNISRDGRAHGPIDDRLALHGRTRRVVATAPTLTSALFAVRGGDLVCSAPALLSAATLPAIGLGAFEIPLPLPEIAIGLAWHPRNTADRGHRWLRDLVQEILLRSAAAAGPPKRRRGDVDQETGGGLDSR
- a CDS encoding sigma factor-like helix-turn-helix DNA-binding protein: MTISVEVTPDDDADPELLDLRDDISFELEEVNEVLAELIAMQADRRAKDGELLTARLGIGGERPETLARIGARHDLSRDRVRQLHTRAVGQMIRMAQQSGHRAAAVLGARYPLDARDRQLVRALLVETYATDTDIAATELSYVKLRLAGHAAEDAKRIAGFVTQRIAAWQKKTNRRLAKLHDAQPRATSQLNPWLGQVDWPGPGSAAAIPTASARTVDSDDDGRGRYYLDKVGRDVPFDSGLEARLLWILNASDLVETFQEHPAAVTYDLDGAERSHYPSIAARLTDGRVILVDVEPLGHLGFHVNRVKAAASRAHAHANGWGWLVWTGSRIGVPELRARPVAAARERMLRDLVEHSPVHWAALHEVRAQTGLDLLDFLALVLRNEWRWDRAPFRLSAPPSPPPGRW